In one window of Alphaproteobacteria bacterium DNA:
- a CDS encoding BolA family transcriptional regulator, with product MSVARIIENKLNAEFNPVSLRVIDESHLHAGHAGARPEGETHFRVEMTAQAFAGRSRIERHRLVHDALSAELKGPVHALALSLTAPGE from the coding sequence ATGAGCGTGGCCCGGATCATCGAAAACAAGCTGAACGCCGAATTCAATCCGGTATCGCTCCGCGTCATCGACGAAAGCCATCTCCATGCCGGTCACGCCGGCGCACGCCCGGAAGGTGAGACACATTTCCGCGTCGAGATGACGGCCCAGGCGTTTGCCGGCCGTTCGCGGATCGAACGCCACCGCTTGGTCCATGATGCGTTGAGTGCGGAACTTAAGGGTCCGGTTCACGCCCTGGCCCTGTCCCTCACGGCACCGGGCGAGTAA
- a CDS encoding J domain-containing protein — MRRAREESLKAPLDLPKPEGRICDAPGCSAIAEHRAPQSRQRLDDFYWFCLDHVRDYNRAWDYYKGMTPEEIEWHLQQDLQWRRPTWPLGGRGAGLHGPTGDAFADVFGLFDESGETPGTRCRHEKTVIKSAEQRALSLLDLDGPANPDHIKARYLELVKRLHPDANGGDKAAEEKLKLVNQAYATLRNSALAR, encoded by the coding sequence ATGCGACGCGCCCGCGAAGAAAGCCTGAAGGCACCGCTGGACCTGCCAAAACCGGAAGGCAGGATTTGCGACGCGCCCGGATGCTCCGCGATCGCCGAACACCGGGCGCCGCAATCGCGCCAGCGGCTCGACGACTTTTATTGGTTTTGCCTCGACCACGTGCGCGACTACAACCGGGCCTGGGACTACTACAAGGGCATGACGCCGGAAGAGATCGAGTGGCACCTCCAGCAGGACTTGCAATGGCGGCGACCGACCTGGCCGCTGGGCGGACGCGGCGCCGGGTTGCATGGTCCCACCGGCGACGCCTTCGCCGATGTCTTCGGGCTGTTCGATGAGAGCGGTGAAACGCCGGGAACACGGTGCAGGCACGAGAAAACCGTCATTAAATCGGCCGAACAGCGTGCATTGAGCCTTTTGGACCTGGACGGACCGGCCAACCCGGACCATATCAAGGCTCGGTATCTGGAACTGGTGAAGCGGCTGCACCCCGACGCCAACGGCGGCGACAAGGCGGCCGAGGAGAAATTAAAGCTCGTCAACCAGGCCTATGCCACGTTAAGAAACAGCGCGCTCGCCCGTTAG
- the cobS gene encoding cobaltochelatase subunit CobS, translating into MPQTATTSDPMPAESIPDIKVSVRQTFGLDSDMEVPAFSQAAELVPPIDDAYCFDHDTTLAILAGFAYNRRVLIAGYHGTGKSTHIEQVAARINWPCIRINLDSHISRIDLIGRDAIVVRDGVQVTEFKQGLLPWALQHPTALVFDEYDAGRPDVMFVIQRVLEVEGKMTLLDQNKVIHPHPAFRLFATANTVGLGDTTGLYHGTQQINQGQMDRWNIVATLNYLPHEDEQRIVLSKVPAYDTDDGRQTISAMVALADLTRSGFVNGDISTVMSPRTVITWAENATVFNDIAFAFRVTFLNKCDELERPTVAEYYQRCFGTELPETGVKAQLV; encoded by the coding sequence ATGCCCCAGACAGCAACGACATCCGATCCGATGCCCGCCGAGTCGATTCCCGACATCAAGGTTTCGGTGCGCCAAACATTCGGCCTCGACAGCGATATGGAAGTTCCGGCGTTCAGCCAAGCCGCCGAGCTCGTTCCGCCGATCGACGACGCCTATTGTTTCGACCACGACACCACCTTGGCCATCTTGGCCGGCTTCGCCTACAACCGCCGCGTTCTGATCGCCGGCTATCACGGCACCGGCAAGTCGACCCATATCGAACAGGTGGCGGCGCGGATCAACTGGCCCTGTATCCGGATCAACCTCGACAGCCATATCAGCCGCATCGACCTGATCGGCAGGGACGCGATCGTGGTCAGGGACGGCGTGCAGGTCACCGAATTCAAGCAGGGCCTGTTGCCGTGGGCGCTGCAGCATCCGACCGCGCTGGTCTTTGACGAATACGACGCCGGCCGCCCCGACGTGATGTTCGTCATCCAGCGCGTTCTCGAGGTCGAGGGCAAGATGACCCTGCTCGACCAAAACAAGGTCATCCATCCCCACCCCGCGTTCCGCTTGTTCGCCACCGCCAACACGGTTGGACTGGGCGACACGACCGGCCTCTATCACGGAACCCAGCAGATCAATCAGGGCCAGATGGATCGCTGGAATATCGTCGCCACGCTCAACTACCTACCGCACGAGGACGAGCAACGGATCGTGCTGTCGAAGGTCCCGGCCTACGACACCGACGACGGGCGCCAGACGATCAGCGCCATGGTCGCGCTTGCCGACCTTACCCGCTCGGGATTCGTCAATGGCGACATCTCGACCGTCATGTCGCCGCGCACGGTCATCACCTGGGCCGAGAACGCCACCGTATTCAATGACATCGCCTTCGCGTTCCGGGTGACATTCCTGAACAAGTGCGACGAGCTGGAGCGTCCGACGGTGGCCGAGTACTACCAGCGCTGCTTCGGCACCGAGCTGCCGGAGACCGGGGTCAAGGCTCAGCTCGTCTAG